AAGCGATTGGTCATTTGTGGGAGATTAGTCGAAAGCTCTGCCTCTGGAAACAGGTGCACCGATCGTGAAGCTTTTCGAAAAAGAGGCTTAGAAAAAGAGTCACACTGGGACTGGGTGTGTACGTGTTAACACCgttttttatttgtcagacatgaGGAACGGACATGGAGCCTGGAACATTCTGACAGCATCCTCTCCGACTCGCCGGGAATGATGTCATCATCCGTGGGGACCAGTAAATGCAGCAGTCCTGCGTGCATGGAGGCACGGGCCCGGCGCGCTGCACACTGTGGTTACTCTGACCCCCATCGGCCGGGCATGCAGTACGGAGACTCCTTCGACTCGCTGGGAGACTCTCCGCACAGCGACAGGTGGGAAACAGGCCCGGGTGGGGTTCTCTCTCAGCCTCCAGAGGCCAGAAAGGGGCAGCTTGGAAATTGACAACCTGCAGGCAGAGTGAAAAAACATTGTTGATTTCGATGAGGAATCTGGACACTCTGACGCTGCCACGACAGTATTCTTATTGGCTGAAGTGTTCCCTTCAACTTTGCCTTGTTGCCCATTAGTTAGCACAGGAGGCAGGGAGAAAGGAAGCTCTGTCTGTCAAAAGTGAGAAGATATGCCTTACAACAACTCCAAAACAGTCTATATTTATCTCGCACCTATTTTTGTACTGAGGCACAAAGACATCAATCTTCTCGTGTGACTCAAATGACAAACAAGCGTGCAGTATATGGAGCTGCGGTTGTGGCCTCGTTTCAGGGCCACAACGGGTTAACTCTACCTGATAAGGATGCAAAAGATTGCGATGTGTTTTGATTTCCTTTGGAAAATGgcaggaaacagaaagaaagcgtggtttcatttaaaataatgttggAAGTCACCCCAACCTCAACCCTGCATAATTAAATACAcaacttaaaggggcaatatataagaattggccacctgtcgaattcatacGCAAAACGAATAGGAGGCAGTGCATCACCAGAGTCAcgctaattgctgctaactgtagctaccaatagctagttagcccagttagccatgcagttagttggtggtatgttttttttttaaactagttgcccaggagctttggacctggATGGGCCGAGGCtagctgcttagcatgctaacatcaataCATAGATGTACATAGatgtcaaaacttttatttctttaaattctGCTGATTGAATAATTATGTAATCAGTGTGCTTAATTTAAAACCTTAACAAAAGATGTTGGTGCCTGAACTTAAAATAACGTAATCCAAGCGCAACCATTTCACAACATTAAGTGTGTCCATAGGCTCCCTGTCCTCTTGTCGGCAACAGACATACCTCCATATTTCCCATAGTCTGCAGCTGGGTCATGTTCTCTGTGTCAGTAGTACTCAGTGTCACTCATGGCCTGACTTTGACCTTGTTTTTAAAGTGCCTAAGATACacttcctgattttttttttttctggggcCTTATAATAAGACCCCAAATCCCAAAATGCCTTCCCCGTCAGCTCTCTGCTGATGTTTAGAAATTCCGACACATCCATCGCTCAACAAGCCCACATTAGCAGTGAGCCGGGAGGACATTTTGGGATATGGGAGCACAATTGGACCCTATACTAAAATGATGGCGTGTAAACACAGCGctcataaaacaataaagtaggTTAGGTATTTTTTGCGCGAAACATGCTTGTTTTTGAGGGAGGGGAATGATGCCGGATGAGCAAGTCTGTCTGTTGTTGACCCTGTAATTGAAGAGCCTGTGTTTAAGGTCTGAGTCTGCCATGCATGAGGAGGCCCTgccctttcctctcctttcctatGGCTTAAAAGGGGTTCTgtgacacatttctttttagCAACATACATGTTTTAATCACCTTTTTATTGGGCTATACGTGAACGGaagtgacatgaaaaatgagacaTTCCCACTCCCTCTCGGACGATTTGTTTCAGTCAATTTCTTTGTGAGGGACTCAGGTCAGATTTGACTTCATGCACGTTCTCCAGTGCCttgtctcagtgtctctccGCCCCGctaacagagagaaaaagtagCCAGGATCGTATGTAACGTATGTCAACGTACGACCTGCTTCCAACACAGGCCTCACTATTAATCCTAATATCCCCTGTGATGAAACCCTGAATTTTGTCAACATCAGCCAATCCAGATAGGATGGTTTACCATTGGGGAAAGGTGCTGTAACGATAGCCTAAGTGGAACCTGAGTAGTTGGCACGAAGTAAAGGGCCCAGTGAAACACCAGGAGATCCCAGAGAATAGTACAGTTTGTTATTCAGATGGTAACATTTCACAGACTCTGAGGGGGAGCCAAGGTAGCCACAAAGCAGGCATCCGTccatgagatttttttttttttttttttttaacgaacAACAGAGTGGTCACATTCTCAGACGAGTGGGACGTTGTAAGTAATTAAACCCTCGCACGGGATCATCCCGGCAAACATGAGATTGTGCAAGCGCGACGCCAAAGTATCCTCCCATGGGCACAGGTCACAGGTATGAAGCCGCCTTTTCCCTTCcctttcacaaacaaacagaggacaTGAAAACACATGTGGGTCAAATGCATAATACAAAAAgataagaaggaaaaaaaaggtgtgcgGTTTAGAAACATCCAGCGAGTCGGCGTACAAAATGACATCACGACGGATGAGTCAGCGGGTGCCTTGCTGCCTTTTGGCTGAACAAGGTTGCTACATTACATTCAGGCCGACCAAAGACAAACTCAGGACCAGATGTAGGCCCTTAAACACTAACTAATTCCAAAACCGAAGTTATAGTCAGTGAGTCTTGGCCTGCTGTTCCTGTGAAACACTTGAAGTGTTGAATATGCAAATCAGAGCATGGCCAGCTTCAGTCgggctctaccaactgagccaaATATGACAGCCGTGGAGCAGGGAGGGCTTTAACGCAGGCACCTGTAAAGTATGTCAGCCTTTCTGTGTCCTGCACGAGCAAACGGCTGCAGCGAAAACAAAGATACGATATAAATCACACAGgcttgaaaaaaagaaagctcgCAGCGCTGGCAAGTTGTCCTCTGAATGAAGCAAAAGACCAGTTTCCTTTCAAATCAGCTAACCAGATAAGATTTATGTTTTTACGCCAGCATGTACGCTTGAATAGGGACTTGGCCATTGAGTTGTTATGCAGAGCCAGATTGCATAACCGGCGTCCCCACAGAGTCATTTCAGGTAACAAGCACCTCTTCCATCATGGTGGCAGCTTTTGCATCAGCTGAATCAGCAGTGTTGTGGGAATATGTCAGGCTTGCGTCTCACACAGCCGGCTGCAGTCTCCTCAAGGCAATAAACAGACGATCCGAGCACTCTCGTCCATAATGATTCACCATCAGTGATATGTGGAGTCTGAGTTGCTTTTCAAATGCACCACTGTGAATGTTCAGTTGTAATATGATGAAGGTATTATCACTGCAGGATCAGCAGGTAATGACGCCAGCAAGTTTGGGCAGCTagacttttttttaagcctAGAAGGAGGCAGCCGTGATGCCTGTCCCTTAACTTCGTGCCGACTTTCTgccttgagaaaaaaaaagtaggccAGGTTTTTAGAGCTAACAGTAATTGCTGGTTCTGCATCTTCAGGAACCTCCACATTAACTTTAGCGTCCGTCCGTGGTTGCCCACGTGTTTTTATGGCATTCGTTTGAACAAAGAGGACGACCACAGTAATTATGAGCTGTGTGGATAGCAGTTCATTTAAAGATGCTACGGGGGAAAGGTGAGTCAGGAAGTTGCGCCATATGTCTGAAACGTACGGGAGAGGAAATGGAGTAGTACGGTCTGCATATTATTactatcatcattatcattatcagtCTATACGCAGACACATGATGGTGTTATTGTGTCATTCTTTGCTCAAGCAAAAGCCAGGCATAAagggatttgtttttaaaatgggttaaaaaaaagtagGACAATGGGTTGGCTGGGCCTGCTTGTGGGGCAGGTTGGTCCAGAGCCTGGGGGTACAGAGGAAGACTGTTTAGCCACCGTCAGTCCTCATTACAGACTGAAGGGCAGCCGAAGCAGCTGCTGCTTTCCTGAGGACCTCCGGCTGGACTTTAGCTTCGACCGCTCGAGAAGCTCGTACATAGAGCCACGTGACCATCAAAGGCTGGGTGCAAATATTGTGACCGAAGCTTGAAGATGTAGTTCAGACTGTCTGTTTCGAAGAACAGTGAATCACACTGACTTGGCTTGTTTGTTTAGGCGAAAAGTTCCTGTCAGAATTACTGCACCCAAAGggcataatgataataataatttgtttctTGCAAACCGTCAGCATCAAGCAATTTTAGGGGTATTAAACCCGAGGATATACGAAAAGTGGATCAATGATAGACGTAGTgagtaaaatatttaataatatatatatacatatattgtgTTGGAGTAGAAGTAGAAAGTAGAAAATGGAAAGACTCAAGCGAGGTACTAGTGTGGAACCTACTTTCCAGCAGTTAAGCTCAAGTGAACAGCTAAGCTAAATCTACGTATGGAAAAATACTTATTGTCGcgtataaaaaaaagaagtggccATTTACAGCTAAGTGAGTTAACAGATCGCATGTCAAAGCTGCTCTTTGTGCGCTCCTCTGTGCCTCGCTCTTCCCTATCTGACTATTTCCTCTGTGTTCACCACAGATACGTGTCAGCCCTGACGACACCAGCCCGCCTCTCGCCAGTGGATTTCCATTACTCATTGCCCTCGCAGGTGCCTACCTTCCAGATCACGTCCCCCAATGCCAGCCATGCcatgtctctccctcctgctgTCCACAACCCTTACCCTCTGGAGGATGATCAGCCTCTGCTGCGCCGTTACCAGGTGCCCCTACACGACGCCCAGTGCCAGGAGCCCTACCGGCAGCAGCGCCGTACCTATCTAAATGACAGCAGGGGCAGCCTGCCCTCCAGCCCCTACCGGCTGGCTGAGGAAGAAGACTATGAGACCACCCAGGAGTATCTCTCCTCTCgggagcaaccaaagagaagtGGGTCCGGTGGAACTGGTAGCCGGCGCTGGCGGAGATCCAGACTGAACGGCCACGTGGCCCCACGTGGATACGAGGCATCTCGGGACTATGGGTCTCGAAGCTGCCTAACAGATagtgagtcagaggaggacGGTGAGAGCACGCCCTTCCTCAGTATGCAGAACATGAATGCGGAGCCCTCCACCATCTACAGGCCGGTGGACAGTCGGACTTCTCACTCATCGGGGCGGCACAGTGGGCATGGGAACATGCACACGAGACTTACACACTCACGCTCCAAACCGGACAATACACCCCATTAAAGAGTGAAAATGAACCAACAAAAATCAATATAGTATAGACCTGCATCtataagaaatatttttattttatataactGACAGATATtctaaacaaatgaaatatttattttcattttagcaAAAGTTGTCTACTAGTTAACAGCAAAGACTTTTTTATAGGGAAAACTCTATTTATATGTACATTTTGATTTACAGCATAAAAAGATGTGCCAGTTTTTTCACAACGTAAAAAAATAGAGTAATATTGTGGTGCCTTTTGCTGTATGCCGATGCCAGAGGGCCAGTGGAGGTTTTTGTAGCCTTTCTTATATGGACGCCTCATTTTTTatacacatttatgtttttttttttcctctctggtttttcctgttttactttttttctttccaagtTGCATTCTTTGAGGAGTCTAGCCCCACTGGAACATAACCCCCTTCCATGTCACGCAATATAAACCACTTCAACATAAAGTGTATGTTTACATTAATATGATTCGCCTGTAGGGTTTATGATTTGGGGATCTAATAGAACGCCTGATAAATACAGTGTAGATCCTCTTTTTGCCCTCTGACTAATGtctacagagagaaagagaggtcaAAGTGAGCGACTGTGtggttgtgcgtgtgtgtgtgtgtgcgtgttcacATAGATGCGGTTGTGCGTGCGCGCATGTCAGTCGGCTTGCATGTATTTGTGATTGTTAGACGAAAAAATTCATTGTTTGTTGTGGTAACATGAAACGTGTGGGTCTACTGGCGTCTCAGCAGAGCGGACCGAAGAGCCTCTCGGAGGTGCACAGACTAGTGCTTTATCAGAGCAGTGACCCCCCCCTCAGTGTAGGTGGACAGGTAAGGCTGCTGTCGGGTTGTATGTTATGCAGGTCATCGCTTGATGTGTTTACAGCTATTCCGCCACTTTTCCCAGCCTGCCCCAGTTAAGTCCCTTTTATTTCCCCGGCAGGttcccacccacccacccacccacgtTAGTCCATTACGAGGCCAACAAACACTGAGCTACTTGGCACAGGGTGACCCCTGCCATCAGAGGTGatggcaaaacaaaaagattgCATCTGTTTCCACTCAACtcggccccccccccccccccccccccactcccccACTCCCCCTATCCCCCTATCCCATGCCTCATCATCCTTCTGTGTCCATTCTGTTTTTGTGGCTCATGTTAAAAGGCCACACAGTGTCTCAGGATTTCCACAAGCCCCACCCTGCACCCCCCACCCTCTCCCCCTCCAACTTAAACCCAGTTCACCCTCGACTTAAGGTCTACCTAAGACTATGGCTCTCAGATAATGAGGGCCTAAATGTTAACATACAGTCTACCAGTTCCCTGAACACTCCCCAtgcagagagaaggaaaaaaaaagaaaaaaaagagagccaagcgggaaaaaaaaagaaaaaaaaacaagctcagCGGAGGGCGGAGCAGCGCAGAACACGCTAGACAATATTAAATGAAATAGCTGTGAAACTTTCGGAGGATCATACAATGCAAAAATATGCAAACTTTCTATTTTGCTGTTTGATTACATCATTTTCTAAGAGGTGACTgtagtgtgttgtgtgtgtgtgtgtgtgtgtgtgtctgtatgtgtgtgtgtgtgtgtgtaaaaaaaaaacaaaaaaactatgtGATGCCTGTAGTGTAGGATGAACTATCATGATATAAATGCATATTTACATGAGTTAGTTTCTTGAAGCCATTATGCAGCCATCTATCCCGTTTGTCAGCCTTTTTCTCGTTCACACTGCTCACGTCCATCGAATGACTGTGTCCATGAATTATGTTATCGCCGGGTTTGTTAGACCGCCCCTCCCCACCCGACCACCCTGCCCCCCCCCTTCCCACTTTAACATGCACCAAGTGACGTCAGATAAGCATCCGAATAGTGTCTCCTCCTCCAATAGTACCGTGTACTGCTTTGTCTTGTTGACAGATCTGGTCATTTACAATTCAAATGATGACGACTTTAAAAAAGTGAACCAAACCATTTAAGGCGCCCCCCGATAAAAGATAATTAAAGAAATGTCAAGCCAATTAGAAGTGACTCAGTGCAAGAGAGCAGCCGATGGTGTTTCGCCGCTTTTGGTTCGATTCAACTCCTcggttgaaaagaaaaaagacaaaaaaaagagctgaaTGCTgaattgccaaaaaaaaaaaaaaaggcctaaaAACAGGATTGATCTGCAATTCTAACTGAATGCACAGTGGTATTTGTTCtagaggggggaaaaagggtCTCTGGTCACACCTCACTTGCAGATATTTCATTGAGTTTTCTCACCTCTGGGTCTAATTTTGTATGtctgaaaaatgcaaaagaagaCAGTGCTCCTCTAGTTTTAAATGTGATACTCCCCCCCTTCACCTTGCCAGTCCCCTCACCCAAAATCGAGATTGCTACCAGGGTACGTCCCGCCAGTCTCTTCTGTTTAATTTTATGAGcccaacccccctccccctgaaaACACCTGACCCCACCCCCCCTCGCTTGAAAAATGTTTGAACACCTCTCTTCTGCATGTCCTTGTGGTCACGGTTAGATGGGtgcatggtaaaaaaaaaaaagcagcagacaattcttttttttttttccagtcagtGAAAGTGTATTTCATTTAACATTCAGCAATAAAAAAGaaccttcccccccccccatgtcaTTCCCTGAAATATgctagaaataaaaaaaaaaagagaaaaaaactgcGAGATTGTCATagattgtaaaataaaaatgaaaaatgaatccACCTGTTCATATGagaaaataaatctttattCATATCAATTTTTACGATGTAGTTATTtctgcacacaaaaaaaggctttttcGCTTTTGCATTTTTGGATTCCCCTTTAGGTCTTCACGCCAGAACgcacatcaaaaaaaaaatcagagggGGTTTTATAGACGAAACAAAGCTGTTTCAAATGCCACAGCTCATACAGTGCCAGACACCAAAGCacgtataaacacacacaccctgcctGAGAGCTGTCTGAAGGGAGAAGGGAAAACACAACAGGTACAGCGCTGTcctcaaatgaaaaaaaaaaaaagtacaataattcACTTTCTTAATAAGTTCAAAACTTTATTGTTCCTCCAACGTTATTGTTCCTCGGATGGATGTAATTGTGCAGATTGAATGGCCAATTGACAGTCAGCTGATTTGATGAGTGTGAGCAGCCCTCATATAAGACTCACTTTGTCCTCCACATATATATTCAATAACAATGATCTTTATGATGTAAGAAACACAGCTCAATatttaatgtgacattttatctttattattattattatttttttaatcatatacATGTATTTCTAATGTTGTCGCATTAGCATGGATtggccactagatggcggcGCAACAGCAAGATTGTATCATTTAATAGACATGAGCACACGACAGTGGTGGTTTATGGGAAGAGGTGCCAACATTTACTTTGACTCTTGAATGCAGTTCAGGATCCACAGCATCCATCGTAGCAGATGTGGAACATCAGAAATCCTCCCAATTTAAAACACACCTCGGGATCAAGAGCCTGTGACAGTGAAGCAGTGGCTGAAACATACAGTCACTAAAAGTAACACTTCAGTAAGagtaaagatatcgtgttaaaatattactttggtgaaTGTGAAGGTCAATCATACAAAGAGTACTTGAGTTAAGGTCTTAAAGTATttcatattaaatgtacttaagtgtCAAAAGTGCATATAAAAGTCGATCATACATGTAGCCTatgtgtatactgtatactataGGACAATCCATTATCGGCCTGGCCAATTATAAGTGTAGAAATACTCTATTACATGTAAAAGGTTCTGCattaaaaatcatcatcattcagaaaataaagtatttgcatcaaaacatacagaaagtactgaaagtaaaagtactcgtTATGCAGAATGAACTCAATTCATtctatatattctatatttactGGATTGTAATTATCGATGCATTCATGAGAACAGCCCTTTAATGTAAAAGCTGATGGACGAGGAGCTAATTTGAACTACTTTTTTCACCTGTCTgatctgtaataaaacatcataATGTACGAGttggttttcattttgtgttaaaaGGGGAAACAGACAACCTTTCACCTCCTCCAGGTGTTACTATTGTTGGCGCCGCTGCTGGAAAGATAAGTggttcatttctgtgtttttctcagcGTTGcacagaacaaaatgtgagtttattcaatcatttattCTTTAGTAGAAATGAAAGACAGGTTAACCCTTCCTTTGTCCGCATGCCCATGTAGTGGACAAAGTTGTGTAAACATTACGACGTTTAACGGGGACCGGCGTGAACGCAGATGGTTTCATTACTCTATGTCCTTTAAACAGTGCAATCGACATTTATTTCATCATGGTACACTGAAGCAGAAAACTGATAATTGATATAAACTTAATATCATGTTATCGAATGAATGTAGGGAAGTAAAAACTATACTATGTTTGCCTCAGAGTGTACAGGAGTAGAAGCATAAATCAACACAGAATGGAAATATTTAACACTCAGTATTATAGTAACCAGTGTTGGTGTCGTCATTCATTTACAGCATCTACAGTCAATCTACTGACCACCACAAGATTATAGGCTCTGTACAGTTCAGCGTATCTAATATGTCAAAtacaattttatttaaaaaaaaaaaaaaaaaaaatgaaatcatgttttggtttactGTGGTGGACGATGGTAAGGGCTCAATGACCACAActcaaactgtgaaacacttCTGTCAGGCGTGACTCAGCGTACAGACGTCTTTCTCACAGCTTTCATCATGTGCTCAAAAGTAAGTCCAATTCAGCAGCAAATTAATAATTTATATCTATGTCTATccgaagtaaaaaaaaaaaagggggtggtCCTACAGACATTGTCCAGACTGTCTGTGAGACTCCAGAGTTTAATCTTTAAAGACTAAGCATCACCTCGAGGTGAAACCAGACGCTGTCTCACTCCCAGTTAAAATGTGAAGTAAAATTTAAACTGGAGGTGTACTTTTGGATGTAATACCTCATCCTGTGTGTGGCCTGCTTTGAAAAGCATTATGTAATATAAGGTAGGTTGACACATTGTTGGATTTATTCCGGATGCATTGAAATGCAGATGCTTTTTCTGCGTTCAAATCTAAATCCTTGATTTCTCGCTCCTTCATCTGACAGTGACTCGGCCCATTTTAACAGGACCTTGTTGATAAATCATTCTGAGGAGTTGGGTGCATTAAAGAGTAAAGAAAATAGAAGGCACGCCAGACACACGTGAATACATGTtgattttaatgaaaatacattattcTTCACAAATACAAGGTTTCATATAAAGTAATAAGAAGTAATAAAAACACCAGTGTAAGCGTCGCCTTTTATTCTTCAAAAAAGGCCTTTTATATAGGATCCTTTTATCACCACAGAtattgaaaatataaaacaagatTGTTCCAAAGCGAGACTAAAGTTCTCACAGCTACTGTATAGCAGATAAATCTAGGTCTGATTGTTTGCAGCTATTCATTTTCACTGTATTGACCtgtgcaggaaaaaaataacattgcAACTCCATTTGTGCAGCagtcataaaacacaacacactccatcaaatataaatcaaatataCAAACAggccagagaaaaaaaaaaagcagtaccCACTCTACTTCCATTAACAATCTCAGCAAAAACATCAGCAACGACACAGGCGCCCTCAGGCAGCCTGCTTCAGGAGGTTGGCCTGCGTGTCCTGCAAGCTGATTGCTTCCTTTGGTGCCATTTTGGGGCCCCTTCCAGATCCCCTTTGTTTTAAATAGAAAAATGGATAAATCAGtttctgtatcttttttttttcttttcagtgatGACGACCGACTCCatgagaacaaacaaacataacaaatCTCGACTCCTACAGGTTCGGACTTACCTGTCCTCCACGTCTTGTATCGTGTCAGGTAGGGGTGAGCCGAGCGTCTCTGGAAGAAATATCGCAGCCACTCCGCTGAGAATGGGGGCTCCCCCGTAGATTAAACCTGGTAGCCAAGGAATGTGGTCCCCCGTGAGAAGCACCATGGGGGCCACCATGGCTCCGATGCGAGCCATCATGGATACCCAGCCCATGCCATTCTGACTGAGAGAGCAGTAAAGTTCAGTTACAAACAGCCACGCTGTAACTTCACTTCTTTAAATCAGCAGTTGTTTTGCTAGGGACATTGGTTTAAAGGCCATTCTTTGACTTTCTTTCCAAAGAGCAAGTGTAAAAACATTGCTGACAGTATATCGATATTACTCATTATAGGTGGGGGAGAAATAGGGGAAATGGCTGCCCCACAGTGACATGTTTCTGCCGTCTTTGTGGCAACTAAACTGGGTAAACATAAAGtctcaacatatctgtggtttccagaaaaataaaatgcaaacatttcatCTGGTGATTGGATCAGTATTTGGTCGGCAGAATAAAATACTggtaatttatgtttttttgcaaGGCAGGTTTACGTTCAAATTTCTACGTATCGCACTACCGTATTAACTTTTCTGCCCACAAACAAAGCCGGAAAATCccgaaaccactggatatttctgaCCAGATGTCGGGACCTTTACAGCTTTGTTTGTGAGCGACCAGGCAGGTATTTGAAAGCCaaaatgtgatcttttttttttactctaacccaatttttttgggggggcctTAACCATAACCATCGGCACGAAGCGTTGTCAGAGCAATATCATTGAAGATTGAACCGACTAAAACTTTTGCATCGTAAAATAAGGTAAAGTTTCAGCATATCCATTGGTTTACAGAAATGAACGATGCTGAAATTTATGTCACTGCTGAAAGAAGGGGTCCGAAGAGAACCACACATATGAACCCAAACCCTTCAGGCGTTTTTAATATCCTCTTGAAGCCGCAGTTTGAAGACGTGACAAGCCAAGCTTACGTACCGACATGGTCATGGATCCTGCACTGCTTTGGAGGGCTACGCTGACTCTTCATCTGCCCACCTCCCCTCTGACTTTACCTCGCTCTACTGCCGCAAAACGTGTCTACACAATAAACACCAAATCACCAGAACTTAAACCACACAACTTTTCTTTTgctgaagaacaaaaaaaaagaaaaaaaaaaggctttctgTGTTGAAATAATAAAGATTAAACTGCAGATCTCTAGAACTGGCAGCATCATGTGCGACCTATATCTACATCATGGATGAAGCTGACATGCATGTTTGGCCGGTTCTGAAGCAACCTTTCCAATTGTTCTTTAATGAAGTAGATATTCAGGGCTAACATAAGTCCAAAGATACTTTCATCTGGCTCAGATTGCACAATAAAAActtttaacaataaaaaaaaatgtccaaaagcTAAAATTCCACACTTGTTGCCGGATGAGGCTTACCGAATGATGGTCGGGTACAGTTCTCCGGAGTAAAGGTAGCAGCAGTTGAAGGAGGCGGCCAGACAACCTTTACCCCACACAGCCAGACAGGTGCGCACAGTCTGTTTATCTACACATGTGAAGTGGAACATGCAATCAGATCGCTGTTTTGCTTCTGTTGTGTAACATTCACCCTTGCGCGCACGTGTTCTGACGTACCGTACGGCACCAGCTGGTTGATCAGGATGGTGACCCCCGCGACGATGAGGGCGCCGCACTGCGATGGCCGCCGTCCGATGAAACTCATAGACACCGTGATGAGAACTTTAGCGGGGATGTCGACAGCGCCGAAGATCACTTGGATTAAGTAGATGTCCACCCCGAACTTCTGCAGATCCATTGCAAGACCATAGTAGGCGAAGCTGGTCGATAACCTGAGAAATCGTACATTTCGTCTCTGAAGTTCCATAAAATGCGCTTAATTACTGGTTTTTCTTCAACAAGAGCGGGATATCTACCAGACAGCGCTGAGGCAGACCGTCATAGACCTCATTGTGGGCGTGCGGAACAGATCCAGGACGGAGTAGGAACCCTTCGAACCGGACATCTCCTTCTTCATGGACTCCTGCACCATCTGTACATAAAGAGAACGTTCTCTTAATCccaattgttttgttttttttaacacagacAGCAATACAAAGAGCAAAACACTTCCGCTTACTTTCATGTCGATTTTTTCGCCCTCTTCACGCCGCCCATTGAAGTTGGCCACGCTTTTAAGGTTCGTGATGGCCTGCTCGGATTTATTACTCAGGACGAGCCATCTTGAGGATTCATGAAACCACCTGCGCGAGATGTCCGTCGTTAACAGTATCCACGCAACTTTCAAACATCGATTGCCAGTTCATGCCGCAACCCTCGCT
This genomic window from Sparus aurata chromosome 13, fSpaAur1.1, whole genome shotgun sequence contains:
- the slc22a6l gene encoding solute carrier family 22 member 6; the protein is MAFGDLLELVGATGRFQILHVTLLCIPVLMMASHNLLQNFVASVPHHYCSAHKNLSQSQLSPEETLLITVPVDQAGMPQRCQRYVTPQWHLLVKNGSAGSGEQGVTMDGLDADLQECTDGWSFNMTERSSTIISDWDLVCDLRSLKQMGQTVYMGGVLVGALVFGGLSDRYGRRILLLISNLLMAVSGTCAAFSNSFYLYCLFRFGCGMALSGLGLNTFSLIVEWIPTRVRTVVGTITGYCYTLGQLLLAVIAYFIRDWRWLTLAVSLPFYVFFLIAWWFHESSRWLVLSNKSEQAITNLKSVANFNGRREEGEKIDMKMVQESMKKEMSGSKGSYSVLDLFRTPTMRSMTVCLSAVWLSTSFAYYGLAMDLQKFGVDIYLIQVIFGAVDIPAKVLITVSMSFIGRRPSQCGALIVAGVTILINQLVPYDKQTVRTCLAVWGKGCLAASFNCCYLYSGELYPTIIRQNGMGWVSMMARIGAMVAPMVLLTGDHIPWLPGLIYGGAPILSGVAAIFLPETLGSPLPDTIQDVEDRGSGRGPKMAPKEAISLQDTQANLLKQAA